The Candidatus Nitrosymbiomonas proteolyticus genome has a segment encoding these proteins:
- a CDS encoding glycoside hydrolase family 127 protein: MGLRAQLEQIESTGRLENFRRSARGESGGHQGRYYDDSDVYKWLEAAAYAVQQHPDHPIRPCVEEVVSIVANAQEPSGYIDTFFQLMHPDKKFTNLSALHEMYCMGHLIEAGVAHRQAFGDSGLYGVAKRAADHIAATFGPGKRVGFCGHEELELALIRLDECELGVGARGEYWHLAKWMVDQRGRRPSIFENEIADAEAMKLSPWMPQMVRNEGSYSGEYLQDHAPVSEHSFVVGHAVRSMYLYAAASETCDLGDPTEAALQRVWDNLTTQRMYITGGIGPAAHNEGFTTDYDLPHRTAYAETCAAVGLALWGERMGRLTGEARYWDVVERALYNGMLSGVSLSGDRYFYTNPLESHGEHSRTPWFSCACCPPNVARLIGSIGSRIASVGRGPEGSTLWIHLPVASRISTPKEEGEARFQIGGAYPNPGVVTVQFQGPTGAQVAVALRVPWWCESASFAWNFERFEPKIERGYAVIRREWKQGDTLSADFSAEPRWYVSNPKNLSALGRACLMVGPIVYCLEEADLGAAPHRFVADVAARPQLCESNSMGHGLSEWWVKGSLENLPDGADLYAPLEKSDISPVTARFIPYMAWCNRGANAMQVWVRKET; encoded by the coding sequence GTGGGGCTCCGAGCGCAGTTGGAGCAGATCGAGTCGACCGGTAGGCTTGAGAACTTCCGACGGAGCGCTCGGGGCGAAAGTGGCGGCCACCAGGGGAGATATTACGACGACAGCGACGTCTACAAGTGGCTCGAAGCAGCCGCCTACGCTGTTCAACAACACCCCGATCATCCGATTCGACCCTGCGTCGAAGAAGTGGTTTCCATCGTCGCAAATGCACAAGAACCGTCAGGATACATAGACACTTTCTTTCAGTTGATGCACCCTGACAAGAAGTTCACCAACCTATCCGCCCTGCACGAAATGTACTGCATGGGCCATCTGATCGAGGCCGGGGTCGCCCACAGGCAAGCCTTCGGGGACTCGGGGCTCTACGGAGTTGCGAAGAGGGCAGCGGACCACATCGCGGCGACGTTCGGACCCGGCAAGCGGGTTGGATTTTGCGGGCATGAGGAGTTGGAGCTTGCGCTGATTCGGCTCGACGAGTGTGAGTTGGGCGTGGGGGCCAGGGGCGAGTATTGGCATCTCGCCAAGTGGATGGTCGACCAGAGGGGGCGCCGGCCGTCGATCTTTGAGAACGAGATCGCAGACGCAGAAGCGATGAAGCTGAGCCCCTGGATGCCTCAAATGGTGCGAAACGAGGGGAGCTACAGCGGCGAGTACCTTCAGGACCATGCCCCGGTGAGCGAGCATTCGTTTGTGGTCGGACACGCCGTTCGGTCGATGTACCTCTACGCCGCTGCCTCCGAGACGTGCGATCTGGGCGACCCTACCGAGGCGGCCCTTCAGCGGGTTTGGGATAACTTGACGACCCAAAGGATGTACATCACAGGGGGAATTGGGCCCGCTGCCCACAACGAGGGGTTTACGACGGATTACGATTTGCCCCATCGAACGGCTTACGCTGAAACCTGCGCGGCGGTTGGTTTGGCCCTTTGGGGTGAGCGAATGGGACGGCTCACCGGAGAGGCCCGCTACTGGGACGTCGTCGAGCGCGCTCTCTACAACGGGATGCTGAGCGGCGTTTCTCTCAGCGGCGACAGGTACTTCTACACGAACCCGCTCGAAAGCCACGGCGAGCACTCTCGAACTCCTTGGTTTTCGTGTGCCTGCTGTCCGCCGAACGTCGCGCGCCTGATCGGATCGATCGGGAGCAGAATCGCTTCGGTTGGCCGGGGTCCCGAGGGTTCCACGTTGTGGATTCACCTTCCCGTCGCTTCTCGGATTTCGACGCCGAAAGAGGAGGGAGAGGCCCGATTTCAGATCGGAGGCGCCTATCCGAATCCCGGCGTCGTGACCGTTCAGTTCCAAGGACCAACGGGGGCGCAGGTCGCGGTGGCGCTTCGTGTGCCCTGGTGGTGTGAGAGCGCGTCCTTCGCGTGGAACTTCGAGCGGTTCGAGCCGAAAATCGAGCGGGGCTATGCCGTGATCCGCCGCGAGTGGAAGCAAGGGGATACCTTGAGCGCGGATTTCTCCGCCGAGCCGAGATGGTACGTCTCCAACCCCAAGAACCTCTCGGCCTTGGGACGCGCTTGCCTGATGGTGGGGCCGATTGTCTACTGCCTGGAAGAAGCGGACCTGGGCGCCGCACCGCACCGATTCGTGGCCGACGTAGCAGCGCGCCCCCAACTGTGCGAGTCGAATTCGATGGGGCATGGGCTCTCGGAGTGGTGGGTGAAGGGCAGCTTGGAGAATCTCCCAGACGGAGCCGACCTTTATGCGCCGCTTGAGAAGTCGGATATTTCGCCCGTTACCGCCCGATTCATTCCCTACATGGCCTGGTGCAATCGAGGAGCCAACGCCATGCAGGTTTGGGTGCGCAAGGAGACATGA
- a CDS encoding DNA polymerase III subunit alpha, with translation MRTLLMSQRFVHLHNHTEFSLLDGANRIPAMVGRAKELGMDSLAITDHGVMFGVMEFYWACKDAGIKPLIGMEAYVAPNGHKKRSGREDNDRAHLLLLAKNLEGYRNLCKLATVAALEGFYSKPRIDHELLRQYGAGLIGTSTCLSSEICRALLRDDYVQANYLAGMYKEIFGEGNYFIELQDHRLDQQERIRPQLLRLSKELDIPLVATNDAHYLCKTDHDSHELLLCIQTNDVLSNSKRMKFNTREFYLKSQEEMEALFADVPEAIGNTGYVADMCEVELASNRAGMPLPELPEGETPGSYLRKLATESLPGRVQECDEAAWERLKFELDVIENTGFESYFLLVREFANYAREQGIHYGVRGSAAGSLVSYAIGITEVDPLHYDLTFERFLNPERVSMPDIDMDFEDARREEMIQYVTSKYGSERVAQIVTFGTMGAKAAIRDTSRVLGKPPQEADRICKCIPNTPGITLERALEEIAEFKQLVASDPEVREIVEKAKSVEGRIRHCGVHAAGLVISGEPLVEYVPLYRGNEGQPITAFEMGVLEKMGLLKMDFLGLSNLTVLAQTVRIVAETRGEHLDIGSIPLDDEATFEMLGRGDTTGVFQLESPGMRRHIQELKPRNVKELSAMVALFRPGPIKHIPEYIDAKYGRKKPEFLDDRMQPILEETYGVIVYQDQVLKSVRAVAGFTLGKADLLRKAMSKKDKSALDALLEDFLKGCAANGVEQRVAKRIWTRLEPFAGYAFNKAHAVCYAILAYQTAYLKAHYAVEYMAALLGAYMEKEDRVITLIDECRRQRIPVLQPSINRSGISFGVEGSAIRFGLAAIKGVGTGMVSSLIEERAANGPFRHLYEAAERLKPMGATKPVLEALIKAGALDEFGQNRLTLLGYVDGAISFADSANRDRNAGQVSLFGEGEQVADVVHYPELPEAEPPDRAQLTSMEKEVLGVYVSDHPLRGYERLLPQMSTHRCGAITELDDGTPVRMAGVVSNVRTLVTKRTGEKMASFRLEDFSGQVGVIVFAKTFAKLGVQVENDTVVQVEGAVMHRERRNGGEKDIEVRLDQLQRLDPPLDLDLASPDSMAGTVVIQISRATEADLKRLSKLLADHPGDYGLRLDVLVGKQVVPIFPALTVDPQDGLLRRIPKAVPGAEVTVMSADESKALAHRT, from the coding sequence TTGCGCACCCTTCTCATGTCCCAGAGATTCGTCCATTTGCACAACCATACGGAGTTCAGTCTCCTCGACGGAGCGAACCGGATTCCGGCGATGGTCGGGCGCGCCAAGGAACTGGGGATGGACAGTTTGGCGATCACCGATCACGGCGTGATGTTCGGCGTGATGGAGTTCTATTGGGCGTGCAAGGATGCCGGGATCAAGCCGCTGATCGGGATGGAGGCGTATGTCGCTCCCAACGGCCACAAGAAGCGTTCGGGAAGGGAAGACAACGACCGCGCCCACCTCCTGTTGTTGGCCAAGAACCTTGAGGGCTACCGAAATCTCTGCAAGCTGGCGACGGTCGCTGCGCTCGAGGGCTTTTATTCCAAGCCGCGGATCGATCATGAGTTGTTGCGGCAGTATGGCGCGGGTCTGATCGGCACGAGCACGTGCCTCAGCAGCGAGATTTGTCGGGCGCTACTTCGGGATGATTATGTACAAGCGAATTACCTCGCTGGCATGTACAAAGAGATATTTGGAGAGGGCAACTACTTCATCGAGCTGCAAGACCACCGCCTCGACCAGCAGGAGCGCATTCGGCCCCAGCTCCTGCGACTCTCGAAGGAACTCGACATTCCTCTGGTCGCCACCAACGACGCGCACTACCTGTGTAAGACGGACCACGACTCGCACGAACTTCTGCTTTGCATCCAGACAAACGACGTTTTGTCAAATAGCAAGCGCATGAAGTTCAACACAAGAGAGTTCTATCTGAAATCTCAGGAAGAGATGGAGGCCCTCTTTGCAGACGTGCCTGAGGCGATTGGGAACACGGGATATGTGGCGGACATGTGCGAAGTCGAGCTCGCGTCCAACCGGGCGGGGATGCCGCTTCCGGAGTTGCCGGAAGGTGAGACTCCAGGGTCGTACTTGAGGAAGCTCGCAACGGAGTCTCTGCCCGGTCGCGTCCAAGAGTGCGATGAAGCGGCTTGGGAGAGGCTCAAGTTCGAGCTCGACGTGATCGAGAACACGGGTTTTGAGTCGTACTTCTTGCTCGTGCGGGAGTTTGCGAACTACGCGCGCGAGCAGGGCATCCACTATGGGGTGCGGGGCTCTGCAGCGGGCTCCCTCGTTTCCTATGCGATCGGAATTACGGAGGTCGATCCTCTCCACTACGACCTCACTTTTGAGAGGTTTCTGAATCCGGAGCGAGTGTCGATGCCCGACATCGACATGGACTTCGAGGACGCCCGACGCGAGGAGATGATTCAGTACGTTACCAGCAAGTACGGGTCCGAACGGGTTGCACAAATCGTGACTTTTGGGACCATGGGCGCCAAGGCTGCGATTCGTGACACGTCGAGGGTCCTTGGTAAGCCGCCCCAAGAGGCCGACAGGATCTGCAAGTGCATTCCGAACACGCCGGGAATCACGTTGGAAAGGGCGCTCGAAGAAATCGCCGAGTTCAAGCAACTTGTGGCCTCTGATCCGGAAGTGCGCGAGATCGTCGAAAAAGCTAAGTCTGTCGAGGGGCGAATTAGACACTGTGGAGTCCACGCAGCCGGGCTCGTGATTAGCGGCGAACCGCTGGTCGAATATGTCCCGCTGTACCGCGGCAACGAGGGCCAGCCCATCACGGCGTTCGAGATGGGCGTTTTGGAGAAGATGGGCCTCCTGAAGATGGACTTTTTGGGCCTCTCCAACCTCACGGTGCTCGCTCAGACCGTCCGAATCGTCGCCGAAACTCGCGGAGAGCATCTCGACATCGGCAGCATCCCCTTAGACGACGAAGCCACGTTTGAGATGCTGGGTAGAGGCGACACGACGGGAGTCTTCCAACTCGAGTCTCCCGGAATGAGGCGTCACATTCAGGAACTTAAGCCGCGCAATGTGAAGGAGCTATCCGCGATGGTCGCTTTGTTTCGACCTGGACCCATCAAACACATTCCGGAATACATCGATGCAAAGTACGGTCGCAAGAAGCCGGAGTTCCTAGACGATCGCATGCAGCCCATTCTGGAAGAGACTTACGGGGTGATCGTCTATCAAGATCAGGTGCTAAAGTCGGTTCGGGCTGTGGCTGGCTTCACCCTTGGAAAGGCCGACCTCTTGCGCAAAGCGATGAGCAAGAAGGACAAGAGTGCTCTCGACGCTTTGCTCGAGGATTTCCTCAAGGGATGCGCGGCCAACGGCGTGGAGCAAAGGGTTGCGAAGAGGATTTGGACCCGGCTTGAACCTTTTGCGGGCTACGCATTTAACAAGGCGCATGCGGTGTGCTATGCGATCTTGGCTTATCAAACGGCCTATTTGAAGGCGCACTATGCTGTAGAGTACATGGCTGCCCTCTTGGGGGCCTACATGGAAAAGGAGGATCGGGTCATAACGCTGATCGATGAGTGCCGGAGGCAAAGAATCCCTGTGCTGCAGCCCAGCATCAATCGGTCGGGGATTAGCTTCGGTGTGGAAGGATCGGCAATCCGGTTTGGGTTGGCGGCGATCAAGGGCGTCGGAACGGGAATGGTGTCGTCGCTCATCGAGGAGCGAGCGGCGAACGGCCCCTTCCGACACCTCTATGAAGCTGCCGAACGGCTGAAGCCAATGGGAGCGACGAAGCCCGTGCTCGAGGCGTTGATCAAGGCAGGTGCGTTGGATGAGTTCGGCCAAAATCGCTTGACCCTTTTGGGGTACGTAGATGGCGCCATTTCGTTTGCCGATTCCGCGAATCGCGACAGAAACGCGGGGCAAGTATCGTTGTTTGGCGAGGGCGAGCAAGTCGCCGATGTGGTTCATTACCCGGAGCTTCCTGAAGCGGAACCGCCTGACAGGGCTCAGCTTACTTCCATGGAGAAGGAAGTGCTCGGAGTTTATGTGTCCGATCACCCGTTGCGGGGTTACGAAAGGCTCTTGCCGCAGATGTCCACCCATCGCTGCGGCGCCATTACGGAACTGGACGACGGTACGCCGGTGCGTATGGCTGGCGTCGTTTCCAATGTACGGACTCTAGTCACGAAGCGAACAGGCGAGAAAATGGCGTCGTTTCGATTGGAGGATTTTTCGGGCCAGGTGGGGGTGATCGTGTTCGCAAAGACTTTCGCAAAACTTGGGGTCCAAGTAGAGAACGACACCGTTGTGCAGGTAGAGGGCGCCGTCATGCACCGCGAGCGGCGTAACGGCGGCGAGAAGGACATCGAGGTGAGGTTGGATCAGCTTCAAAGGCTGGACCCCCCGCTCGACTTGGACTTAGCGAGTCCAGATTCGATGGCGGGGACCGTGGTGATTCAGATCAGCCGTGCGACCGAGGCCGATCTCAAGCGGCTCAGTAAACTGCTGGCAGATCATCCCGGCGACTATGGTTTGCGCCTCGACGTGCTTGTGGGGAAGCAGGTTGTGCCGATTTTTCCGGCATTGACAGTCGATCCCCAAGATGGGCTGCTTCGCAGAATCCCCAAGGCGGTGCCCGGCGCGGAGGTTACCGTCATGTCGGCGGACGAATCTAAGGCTCTGGCTCACCGGACTTAA
- a CDS encoding co-chaperonin GroES (HSP10) — MSKLKPLGDKVVVQVLDKEEKTVGGIYLPDTAQKKPQEGKVIAVGQGRVLDNGERNKLTVKSGDRVLFSKYGGNEVTIDGEEYTILDEDQIYAVLG; from the coding sequence ATGTCCAAACTCAAACCGCTCGGCGACAAGGTCGTCGTTCAGGTGCTCGACAAGGAAGAGAAGACCGTCGGCGGGATTTACCTTCCCGACACGGCGCAGAAAAAGCCCCAGGAGGGCAAGGTGATCGCGGTCGGCCAAGGCCGAGTTCTCGACAACGGCGAGCGCAACAAGCTCACGGTCAAATCCGGCGATCGAGTGCTCTTCAGCAAGTACGGAGGCAATGAGGTCACGATCGACGGCGAAGAGTACACGATCCTCGACGAGGATCAGATCTACGCGGTGCTCGGGTAG
- a CDS encoding four helix bundle protein has product MLDFSVGSIEPPMNRTEKIESFEDLEIWQVAMNLLVEVYDWVEEFPSAERYGLTSQLTRSAVSIPSNIAEGWGRSRGPGQAQFMRYARGSTYELLTQLEAARRLGFGNAARAQSLREGYVKLGKQLNAYLSWLESKIVREDTASYGDE; this is encoded by the coding sequence ATGTTGGACTTTAGCGTAGGATCGATCGAGCCGCCCATGAATCGGACCGAGAAGATCGAGTCGTTCGAAGACCTTGAAATCTGGCAAGTTGCCATGAACCTTCTTGTCGAAGTCTACGACTGGGTCGAGGAGTTCCCTTCTGCGGAGCGGTACGGGCTGACTAGTCAGCTCACGCGCTCGGCCGTTTCAATTCCGTCGAACATTGCCGAGGGGTGGGGCCGAAGTCGAGGTCCGGGACAAGCCCAGTTCATGAGGTATGCCCGAGGGTCGACGTACGAACTCCTCACGCAACTCGAAGCTGCAAGGCGACTCGGATTCGGAAATGCGGCCCGCGCGCAGAGCTTGAGAGAAGGTTATGTGAAACTCGGTAAGCAACTGAACGCATATCTCTCTTGGCTGGAGTCCAAGATCGTCCGCGAGGACACGGCCTCGTACGGCGACGAATGA
- a CDS encoding chaperonin GroEL, giving the protein MPAKQLLYDETARRALERGVNKVADAVKVTLGPKGRNVVLDKKWGSPTITKDGVTVAKEIELEDPYENMGAQLCKEVASKTNDVAGDGTTTATVLAQAIVSEGLRYVAAGGNPIAVKRGIDKAVETVVSEIKKLSNPIKDKEQVAFVATIAGNDAEIGTHVSEAMEKVGKDGVITVEESRGRETTLEVVEGMQFDRGYISPYFVTDPERMEAILEDCYILIHEKKVSSAQDLLPFLEKVAATRKPILIVAEDIEGDALATVVLNKIRGVLQIAAVKAPGFGDRRKAMLEDIAVLTNGKFISEDLGTKLENVSVDMLGRAKKIVITKEDTTIIEGAGSKDAVMGRIAQIKAQIEKTDSNYDREKLQERLAKLSGGVAVIKVGASTETELKEKKHRYEDALSATRAAVEEGIVAGGGVTLLAAANALEKVKAEGDELTGLNIVRRALEEPLRCIAENAGLEGSVVVERIRGAKAGHGLNAVTGEIVDLAKAGIVDPAKVTRSAVQNAASIAGLVLTTEALVVEKPEKKKAPMPGGHDHGMGDMDF; this is encoded by the coding sequence ATGCCAGCAAAGCAACTACTTTATGATGAGACCGCCCGCCGCGCCCTGGAGCGCGGAGTCAACAAGGTGGCGGACGCGGTGAAGGTCACCCTCGGCCCCAAGGGCCGCAACGTCGTCCTCGATAAGAAGTGGGGCAGCCCCACGATCACCAAAGACGGCGTCACCGTCGCCAAGGAGATCGAGCTCGAAGACCCCTATGAGAACATGGGCGCGCAGCTCTGCAAAGAGGTCGCCAGCAAGACTAACGACGTCGCCGGAGACGGAACCACCACAGCGACCGTTCTCGCCCAAGCGATCGTCAGCGAGGGCTTGCGCTACGTCGCCGCGGGCGGCAACCCGATCGCCGTCAAGCGCGGCATCGACAAGGCGGTTGAGACCGTCGTCTCGGAGATCAAGAAGCTCTCGAATCCGATCAAGGACAAGGAACAGGTCGCTTTCGTCGCCACGATCGCGGGCAACGACGCCGAAATCGGCACCCACGTCTCGGAAGCGATGGAGAAGGTCGGCAAGGACGGCGTGATCACCGTCGAGGAATCCCGAGGGCGCGAAACGACCCTCGAAGTGGTCGAGGGAATGCAGTTCGATCGAGGGTACATCTCACCGTACTTCGTGACCGACCCTGAGCGCATGGAAGCGATCCTTGAGGACTGCTACATTCTTATTCACGAGAAGAAGGTCAGTTCCGCGCAGGACCTCCTGCCGTTCCTCGAAAAGGTGGCCGCGACGCGTAAGCCGATCCTGATCGTGGCGGAGGATATCGAGGGCGACGCGCTTGCGACGGTCGTGCTCAACAAGATCCGCGGCGTGCTCCAAATCGCCGCCGTCAAGGCCCCAGGCTTTGGAGACCGGCGCAAGGCCATGCTCGAAGACATCGCTGTCCTGACCAACGGCAAGTTCATCAGCGAGGACCTCGGAACGAAGCTCGAAAACGTTAGCGTCGATATGCTGGGCCGGGCCAAGAAGATCGTGATCACCAAGGAAGACACCACGATCATCGAAGGCGCGGGCAGCAAGGACGCGGTGATGGGCCGAATCGCCCAGATCAAGGCGCAGATCGAGAAGACCGACAGCAACTACGACCGCGAGAAGCTTCAGGAGCGATTGGCCAAGCTGAGCGGCGGCGTGGCGGTCATCAAGGTCGGAGCGAGCACCGAGACCGAGCTCAAAGAGAAGAAGCACCGGTACGAAGATGCGCTTTCGGCCACCCGCGCGGCAGTCGAAGAGGGCATCGTGGCGGGCGGAGGGGTGACCCTGCTCGCCGCAGCTAACGCTCTGGAAAAGGTGAAGGCGGAAGGCGACGAGCTGACCGGCCTCAACATCGTGCGGCGCGCTCTCGAAGAGCCTTTGCGATGCATCGCTGAGAACGCGGGGCTGGAAGGCAGCGTCGTCGTCGAGCGGATTCGCGGAGCGAAGGCGGGCCATGGCCTCAACGCGGTCACGGGCGAGATCGTCGATCTGGCGAAGGCGGGGATCGTAGACCCCGCGAAGGTGACCCGTTCTGCGGTCCAGAACGCGGCTTCGATCGCGGGCCTGGTGCTGACCACCGAAGCTCTCGTGGTCGAAAAGCCCGAGAAAAAGAAAGCCCCCATGCCCGGCGGCCACGACCACGGCATGGGCGACATGGACTTCTGA
- a CDS encoding adenosylhomocysteinase, which translates to MATLPHDVADRSLADSGLKRIEWADQNMPVLESIRAEFERSKPLAGHRITACLHVTTETANLLRTLRAGGAEVAVCASNPLSTQDDVAAALVEHYDMQAFCVNGADSATYYRHINQALDIRPTITMDDGADTVGVIHNERRNLIESIVGGTEETTTGVIRLRAMAKDGVLGYPIIAVNDADTKHLFDNRYGTGQSTLDGILRATNILLAGMTVVVAGYGWCGRGVALRAKGMGARVIVTEIDPTKAIEAAMDGHSVMPMEEAAPLGDLFITVTGNKKVIARQHLERMKHGAIVCNSGHFNVEIDIPTLESMAREKGLARPFVEKYTLADGRAIYLLGEGRLINLAAAEGHPASVMDMSFANQALCAEYLAQNASRLERLVYPVPKDIDSKVARLKLASMGISIDALTPEQETYLQSWNEGT; encoded by the coding sequence ATGGCAACCCTCCCTCACGACGTCGCCGATCGGTCGCTTGCCGACTCCGGGCTGAAGCGCATTGAATGGGCCGATCAGAACATGCCCGTGCTCGAATCGATCCGCGCGGAGTTCGAGCGCTCGAAGCCGCTGGCCGGACACCGAATCACCGCTTGCCTGCACGTGACAACCGAAACGGCCAACCTACTGCGAACGCTTCGGGCGGGGGGTGCGGAGGTCGCCGTTTGCGCGAGCAACCCCCTAAGCACGCAAGACGACGTCGCCGCGGCGCTGGTCGAGCACTACGACATGCAGGCTTTCTGCGTCAACGGAGCCGATTCCGCAACGTATTACCGGCACATCAACCAAGCCCTCGACATCCGCCCGACGATCACGATGGACGACGGCGCGGATACCGTCGGAGTCATTCACAACGAGCGGCGCAACCTGATCGAAAGCATCGTAGGAGGCACGGAAGAGACGACCACGGGGGTCATTCGACTTCGGGCAATGGCGAAGGACGGAGTCCTCGGCTACCCGATCATCGCCGTGAACGACGCGGACACCAAGCACCTTTTCGACAACCGATACGGCACCGGGCAATCCACGCTCGACGGCATTCTTCGAGCGACCAATATCCTGCTCGCCGGCATGACGGTGGTGGTTGCGGGGTACGGCTGGTGCGGGCGGGGCGTCGCGCTTCGAGCAAAGGGCATGGGCGCGCGCGTGATCGTGACCGAGATCGACCCCACCAAGGCGATCGAGGCCGCCATGGACGGCCACAGCGTCATGCCGATGGAGGAGGCCGCTCCTTTGGGCGACCTCTTCATCACCGTCACAGGCAATAAGAAAGTGATCGCTCGGCAGCACTTGGAACGGATGAAGCACGGCGCCATCGTCTGCAACAGCGGACATTTTAACGTCGAAATCGACATCCCGACCCTTGAGTCGATGGCGCGTGAAAAAGGGCTCGCGCGTCCGTTTGTCGAGAAATACACCCTCGCGGACGGCAGGGCCATCTACCTGCTGGGAGAAGGGCGGCTGATCAATCTTGCTGCCGCCGAGGGACACCCCGCGAGCGTGATGGACATGTCGTTTGCCAATCAGGCCCTTTGCGCGGAGTATCTCGCCCAGAACGCCTCGCGTTTGGAGAGGCTGGTGTACCCGGTCCCGAAGGACATCGACAGCAAGGTGGCGCGCCTCAAGCTGGCCTCGATGGGCATTTCGATCGACGCCCTGACTCCGGAGCAAGAGACCTACCTTCAGTCTTGGAACGAAGGCACGTAA